The following proteins come from a genomic window of unidentified bacterial endosymbiont:
- the fldA gene encoding flavodoxin FldA has product MIPIGIFFGSDTGNTEQIATMIEQQLKAHHISCTVKDIASSSAADLVGFELLILGIPTWYYGEAQCDWDDFFPTLKTIDLHHQQVALFGCGDQEDYAEYFCDAMGTLAKIVTSQGGSLIGRWSTVGYTFEASKALADETHFVGLALDEDRQPELTAERVEGWVAQICQESSCLSKSTGM; this is encoded by the coding sequence ATGATCCCTATCGGTATTTTTTTTGGTAGCGATACTGGCAACACCGAACAGATTGCTACCATGATCGAACAACAGCTGAAAGCACACCACATCAGTTGTACGGTGAAGGATATTGCCAGCAGCAGTGCTGCTGATCTAGTGGGCTTTGAACTGCTGATTTTAGGGATCCCTACCTGGTACTATGGGGAAGCTCAATGTGATTGGGATGACTTTTTCCCTACTTTAAAAACGATTGATCTGCATCATCAACAGGTAGCCCTGTTTGGCTGTGGTGATCAAGAAGATTATGCAGAGTACTTTTGCGACGCCATGGGAACACTCGCGAAGATTGTAACCTCCCAAGGTGGCAGCTTGATTGGTCGTTGGTCAACCGTAGGTTATACTTTTGAAGCCTCTAAAGCGTTAGCCGATGAGACCCATTTTGTTGGTTTAGCTCTGGATGAAGATCGCCAACCGGAGCTAACAGCCGAACGCGTGGAGGGCTGGGTAGCCCAGATTTGCCAGGAGAGTTCGTGTCTGTCAAAGTCAACTGGAATGTGA
- a CDS encoding IS30 family transposase has protein sequence MKPQNKHYRQLTQGQRYQIQALYSNGFAQRRIAESIEVHHSSISRELRRNSSQGIYGAKSANLLKDRRKMMAIKFKKCDERHAKIFRNGLLMGWSPENMSARTQLEIPSIALSPTTIYRRIREDKAAGGCLYKLLPRFGKRCWKGGKRKAGRSMIPARVDISQRPAMVEQRSRLGDWEGDTVFGQEASLVTLVERKSRLTLIGKVPNKTAETVSNIMINMLNRVDTVHTITLDNGGEFAQHQRVAKATGSQIFFARPYASYQRGTNENTNGLIRRCWPKKMCMGPLSKQEIRDMELRLNMTPRKVLLGLTPLEAYTGCRVALIA, from the coding sequence ATGAAGCCTCAAAACAAACACTACCGACAGTTAACTCAAGGGCAAAGATACCAGATACAGGCCCTGTACAGCAATGGTTTCGCCCAACGGCGTATCGCAGAATCTATAGAGGTACATCACAGTTCAATTTCCCGAGAACTGAGACGTAACTCGAGCCAGGGGATTTACGGTGCAAAAAGCGCTAACCTATTGAAAGATAGAAGAAAGATGATGGCCATCAAGTTTAAGAAATGTGATGAACGTCATGCTAAAATTTTTCGTAATGGTCTGTTAATGGGTTGGTCGCCGGAAAACATGAGCGCTCGCACGCAACTAGAAATCCCGAGTATTGCACTCAGTCCTACGACGATTTATCGTAGGATAAGGGAGGACAAGGCTGCTGGTGGCTGTTTATACAAGCTGCTGCCTAGGTTTGGTAAGCGGTGCTGGAAGGGCGGTAAACGCAAAGCGGGTCGCTCAATGATCCCTGCACGGGTTGATATCAGCCAACGCCCAGCAATGGTTGAGCAGCGTTCGCGTTTAGGAGATTGGGAGGGAGATACAGTGTTTGGACAAGAGGCCAGTTTAGTGACGCTAGTTGAGCGTAAGAGCCGACTGACACTGATAGGAAAAGTCCCCAATAAAACAGCGGAAACAGTATCTAATATAATGATTAATATGCTAAATCGTGTTGATACTGTGCATACTATTACCCTGGATAATGGGGGAGAATTTGCTCAGCACCAGAGGGTTGCAAAAGCCACTGGGTCCCAGATATTCTTCGCACGCCCTTATGCTAGTTATCAGCGGGGTACCAATGAAAATACTAATGGTTTAATCCGTCGATGCTGGCCTAAAAAAATGTGTATGGGGCCTCTGAGCAAACAGGAGATTAGAGATATGGAATTACGCCTTAATATGACTCCCAGAAAAGTGCTTTTGGGTCTAACTCCCTTGGAAGCTTATACCGGCTGCCGTGTTGCACTTATTGCGTGA
- a CDS encoding IS3 family transposase, with translation MIGTSKERIAKLMKQLGIKAAATRQHQVTTDSNHRLPIAPNLLNRHFSPPGANQAWASDISTISTQTGFLYLATVIDLYSRMIVGWSLSGSLKTPLIIDALTMARTRRQPPTGLVIHSDRGSQYASALYQKTLKNYGMVCSMSSTGCCYDNAVMESFYHTLKVELIYTMKLMTEQQASNAIFDYIESFYNRQRRHSTLNYLSPMAYEVALD, from the coding sequence ATGATCGGAACCAGCAAGGAGCGTATTGCTAAGTTGATGAAACAGCTAGGTATAAAAGCAGCAGCCACCCGTCAACATCAAGTGACGACGGACAGTAACCATCGGTTACCAATAGCTCCTAATTTGCTGAATCGACATTTTTCTCCACCAGGCGCTAATCAGGCTTGGGCCAGTGATATCAGCACTATTTCAACCCAAACGGGCTTTCTGTATTTGGCTACAGTGATTGACCTCTATAGCCGTATGATCGTTGGCTGGAGCCTAAGCGGTAGCCTTAAAACGCCATTAATAATCGATGCTCTGACCATGGCTAGGACTCGACGTCAGCCACCAACAGGATTGGTGATTCACTCTGACCGAGGGAGCCAGTATGCTAGTGCTCTGTATCAGAAAACACTTAAAAATTATGGTATGGTTTGCTCGATGAGCAGTACTGGATGCTGTTATGACAATGCCGTCATGGAAAGCTTCTATCACACACTTAAGGTAGAGCTTATCTATACCATGAAATTAATGACGGAACAGCAGGCATCTAACGCAATATTTGACTATATAGAATCGTTTTATAATCGTCAGCGTAGACATTCTACACTGAATTATCTTTCACCCATGGCTTATGAAGTAGCGCTGGATTAA
- the recR gene encoding recombination mediator RecR encodes MMMSPLLEQLIQGLRCLPGVGPKSAQRMAFHLLQRNRQGGTLLAQRLASAMVDIGHCSRCRNFTEQSLCLLCADPLRAQCQQLCIVESAADIQAIEQTGQYTGRYFVLMGRLSPLDGIGPKEIGLDQLEQCLRSDPPQELILATNPTVEGEATAYYIAEIAHRYQITVSRIAHGVPVGGELELVDGMTLSHALIGRQRLG; translated from the coding sequence ATGATGATGAGTCCGCTATTAGAGCAACTTATCCAGGGTCTGCGCTGTCTGCCAGGGGTTGGGCCCAAGTCGGCACAGCGCATGGCTTTCCATTTGCTACAGCGTAATCGCCAGGGGGGGACGCTGTTAGCACAACGGTTGGCAAGCGCGATGGTAGACATTGGTCACTGTTCACGTTGTCGTAACTTTACGGAGCAGTCGCTTTGTCTGCTCTGTGCTGATCCACTCCGTGCACAGTGCCAACAGCTCTGTATTGTGGAGAGTGCTGCCGATATTCAGGCTATTGAACAAACTGGGCAATATACTGGACGTTACTTTGTATTGATGGGTCGATTGTCGCCGTTGGATGGGATTGGGCCAAAAGAGATTGGGCTTGATCAGTTAGAGCAGTGCTTGCGTAGTGATCCGCCACAGGAGTTGATCTTAGCGACGAATCCCACCGTAGAGGGGGAGGCCACGGCTTACTATATTGCCGAGATCGCGCATCGCTATCAGATCACTGTGAGCCGAATTGCGCACGGGGTGCCGGTGGGGGGCGAGTTAGAGCTCGTGGACGGGATGACGTTATCACATGCTCTCATCGGACGCCAACGTTTAGGGTAA
- the dnaX gene encoding DNA polymerase III subunit gamma/tau: protein MSYQVLARKWRPQCYADVVGQRHVLAVLSNSCTRDRLHHAYLFSGSRGVGKTTLARLFAKGLNCATGITATPCRQCGPCQEIEQGRFVDLLEIDAASRTKVEDTRELLDNIHYAPASGRFKIYLIDEVHMLSRHSFNALLKTLEEPPPHVKFLLATTDPQKLPATLLSRCLQLHLQLLSVEKIEAQLQKIVQAEALEAEPQALRLLARAAQGSLRDALTLTDQALAIGEGRLSVSLVSQLLGTLDTQQAVALVEALHQAEAASLLKLVDQLIAQGRDCEQLLVEMAAVLHQIALQQWLPQPLGEPGTGAVRIRELAQRIAPPDLQLYYQTLLMGRQELPLAPDPRMGVEMTLLRALAFHPKQIERGDPAGPSGSAEASVADPVVDSPLASRISTSDRPKRVAPTERPRSLAPVKNVSVMQERQASEESSLVTHAESEPSETTQLLAIHQQLRGQQRQHRQQRQQSTTMISSPGALPQPPLSKTGPAERAAASPRLAPAVPKVPPDNRAARPSSWKAAAERDEWSAEVARLTLPKRIEQLALNSVCEAISPQEIRLHLRTAQRHLNRPEAPDLLASALSELRGQPVTVTILDSEDVSQRTPLEWRQAIDQEQLSAARQALLADEHLQRLQRDFGAEIDEATIQPL, encoded by the coding sequence ATGAGTTATCAAGTTCTAGCCCGTAAATGGCGTCCACAGTGTTACGCTGACGTCGTCGGTCAGCGGCATGTCTTAGCGGTACTGTCCAATAGTTGTACTCGTGATCGACTGCATCATGCTTACCTATTTTCTGGTAGCCGAGGGGTTGGTAAAACCACCTTAGCTCGTCTGTTTGCTAAAGGGCTAAACTGTGCGACTGGCATTACTGCCACACCTTGCAGGCAGTGCGGTCCTTGCCAAGAGATTGAGCAGGGGCGCTTCGTCGATCTACTGGAAATCGATGCGGCTTCACGCACCAAAGTAGAAGATACCCGGGAGCTGCTCGATAATATTCACTATGCCCCGGCCTCAGGACGTTTTAAGATTTATCTGATTGACGAAGTGCACATGTTATCGCGTCATAGCTTTAATGCACTCCTCAAAACACTGGAAGAACCCCCCCCTCACGTTAAATTTTTGCTGGCCACCACCGATCCACAAAAATTGCCGGCTACCCTGTTATCTCGCTGTTTGCAACTGCATCTACAGCTATTAAGCGTGGAAAAAATTGAGGCGCAGCTGCAAAAAATCGTGCAAGCCGAGGCCCTGGAGGCTGAGCCACAGGCTTTGCGCTTATTAGCACGGGCGGCTCAAGGGAGTTTACGGGATGCGTTGACGCTCACCGATCAAGCGCTGGCTATTGGAGAAGGGCGCCTGAGTGTCTCCCTAGTGAGCCAGCTGTTAGGAACCCTGGATACCCAGCAGGCCGTTGCTCTAGTCGAGGCGTTGCATCAAGCAGAGGCTGCCAGTTTATTGAAACTAGTTGATCAGCTCATCGCCCAGGGACGGGATTGTGAGCAGCTGCTGGTAGAAATGGCGGCTGTTTTGCATCAAATTGCGCTGCAGCAGTGGTTGCCGCAGCCGCTGGGAGAGCCGGGGACCGGCGCTGTGCGGATTCGTGAATTGGCACAACGGATAGCGCCACCTGATCTACAACTCTACTATCAAACCCTGCTAATGGGGCGTCAAGAGTTACCCTTGGCACCGGATCCTCGGATGGGCGTGGAGATGACGCTATTACGGGCTTTAGCGTTTCATCCTAAACAGATTGAGAGGGGTGATCCAGCGGGACCTTCCGGCTCTGCCGAGGCGAGCGTTGCTGATCCGGTGGTTGATTCACCGCTGGCCTCTAGGATTAGCACGAGTGATCGGCCAAAACGAGTAGCGCCTACCGAGCGGCCACGGTCATTAGCGCCTGTCAAGAACGTGTCAGTGATGCAGGAGAGGCAGGCTTCTGAGGAGTCCTCTTTAGTCACTCATGCTGAGTCGGAGCCCTCTGAGACAACACAGTTACTCGCGATTCATCAGCAGCTACGTGGGCAACAGCGGCAGCATCGTCAGCAGCGACAGCAGTCGACGACGATGATCTCATCCCCAGGGGCGCTCCCGCAGCCCCCTCTCTCAAAAACAGGACCGGCAGAGCGCGCGGCTGCTTCGCCCAGGCTAGCCCCAGCAGTGCCCAAGGTTCCACCAGATAACCGAGCAGCCCGCCCCTCCTCTTGGAAAGCTGCCGCCGAGCGAGATGAGTGGAGTGCCGAAGTGGCCCGTTTAACCTTACCTAAACGGATTGAGCAGTTGGCGCTCAATAGCGTCTGTGAAGCGATCTCGCCTCAGGAGATCCGCCTCCATTTGCGCACTGCTCAGCGTCATTTAAACCGACCTGAAGCGCCCGATCTATTAGCCAGCGCGCTCAGTGAGCTGAGAGGTCAACCGGTGACGGTGACTATTCTCGACAGTGAGGATGTCAGCCAACGAACGCCACTGGAGTGGCGCCAAGCGATCGACCAAGAGCAGCTGAGCGCTGCCCGGCAAGCGTTGCTAGCCGATGAGCATCTGCAGCGATTACAACGCGATTTTGGCGCCGAGATAGACGAAGCGACGATTCAGCCGCTGTAA
- the rbfA gene encoding 30S ribosome-binding factor RbfA yields the protein MVIAVSRPQRVAQALQKELAVILQRDVRNPRIGTVSLMGVEVSRDLAHAKVFVTFFEQPGDTARIQQGLAALQQAGGFIRSRLGKTLRLRLVPALHFFHDPSLANGLHITQLLAQVIKPALESTLDAVLEPSADEE from the coding sequence ATGGTCATAGCAGTTAGCCGTCCCCAGCGGGTGGCACAGGCATTGCAAAAAGAGCTGGCCGTCATTTTACAGCGTGACGTCAGAAATCCACGGATTGGTACAGTATCGCTGATGGGCGTTGAGGTATCGCGCGATTTGGCGCATGCCAAGGTCTTTGTGACTTTTTTTGAACAACCTGGTGATACAGCTCGTATTCAGCAGGGATTGGCGGCTTTACAGCAAGCGGGCGGGTTTATTCGATCACGCCTCGGGAAGACCCTGCGGTTGCGGCTGGTGCCGGCATTACATTTTTTCCATGATCCTTCATTAGCCAACGGTCTGCATATTACCCAACTGCTGGCACAAGTCATTAAACCAGCACTGGAATCAACGCTTGACGCTGTTTTAGAGCCCAGTGCGGATGAAGAGTAG
- the fur gene encoding ferric iron uptake transcriptional regulator, whose protein sequence is MTTNDQALKKAGLKITSPRLKILDILRLPDYHHVSAEDLYKKLLSMGEEIALATVYRVLSQFDAAGIVTRHNFESGKSVFELSQQQHHDHLICLSCGKVMEFQDDLIKKRQFDIAQQHEICLTNHSLYLYGHCTKTDCQQNQADLAHQAPCLERL, encoded by the coding sequence ATGACCACCAATGACCAAGCTTTAAAAAAAGCGGGGTTAAAAATCACCTCTCCCCGTCTTAAAATTCTAGATATTTTACGACTGCCGGACTATCACCATGTGAGTGCTGAAGATCTCTATAAAAAATTGCTCAGTATGGGAGAGGAGATCGCTTTAGCGACGGTCTACCGGGTACTGAGTCAATTTGACGCGGCGGGAATTGTTACCCGTCACAATTTCGAGAGTGGTAAGTCTGTCTTTGAACTGTCACAACAGCAGCATCATGATCATCTTATCTGTTTAAGCTGTGGTAAGGTGATGGAGTTTCAAGATGACTTGATCAAAAAGCGGCAGTTTGATATTGCTCAGCAGCATGAGATCTGCTTAACCAATCATAGTCTCTATCTGTATGGCCACTGTACTAAAACTGATTGTCAGCAAAATCAGGCCGATTTGGCTCACCAAGCGCCCTGCCTGGAGCGCTTATGA
- a CDS encoding IS3 family transposase — MQKHAGEFSVERMSNVLGVSRSGYYQFIKAEPSKRYCEDERLISEIKEVYTISNQIYGSPRIHAELRARGERCSRKRVCRLMKAAHIAAKMKKRFKVTTIVDPKAAVAPNLLKQKFTATRPDQYWAADITYIPTQEGWLYVAIVLDLFSRSIVGMDMQAHMTTELVAAALRQAITRRKPAAGLIHHSDRGSQYTSKGFKAVSAHHQITLSMSSTGNCYDNAVAESFFHTLKTEHTHFERFESREQAKLSIFEYVEVFYNRQRRHSTLGYLSPVNFEKNWLSQVA; from the coding sequence ATGCAAAAGCATGCTGGGGAATTCAGCGTAGAGAGGATGTCCAACGTGTTAGGTGTATCCCGCAGTGGCTATTATCAGTTTATCAAGGCTGAGCCATCCAAGCGCTATTGTGAGGATGAGCGTTTAATATCTGAAATTAAAGAGGTTTATACCATAAGCAACCAAATTTACGGTAGCCCACGTATCCATGCTGAGTTACGAGCTAGAGGTGAGCGCTGTTCACGCAAACGGGTTTGTCGGCTAATGAAAGCAGCCCATATTGCGGCTAAGATGAAAAAACGATTTAAGGTAACCACAATAGTCGATCCAAAGGCCGCAGTGGCGCCTAATTTACTCAAGCAGAAGTTCACAGCCACTCGCCCTGATCAATACTGGGCAGCAGATATTACCTATATTCCGACCCAAGAGGGATGGTTGTATGTTGCTATCGTACTGGACCTGTTCTCTCGTAGTATCGTGGGGATGGATATGCAAGCTCACATGACCACCGAGTTAGTAGCCGCAGCATTACGCCAGGCAATAACACGGAGGAAGCCTGCTGCAGGTCTCATCCACCACTCCGACCGAGGCAGCCAGTATACCAGCAAAGGATTCAAGGCTGTATCGGCGCATCACCAGATAACGCTTAGCATGAGTAGTACGGGCAATTGTTATGACAATGCAGTAGCAGAGAGTTTTTTCCATACCTTAAAAACAGAGCACACCCACTTTGAACGTTTTGAGAGCAGAGAACAAGCCAAATTGAGCATTTTTGAATACGTAGAAGTGTTTTATAACCGACAGAGACGGCACTCAACGCTAGGCTATCTGTCTCCTGTAAATTTTGAAAAAAATTGGTTATCCCAGGTCGCTTAA
- the truB gene encoding tRNA pseudouridine(55) synthase TruB yields MRCRPVNGLLLLDKPIGLTANAALQRVKQRFNACKAGHTGALDPLASGMLPICLGEATKFAQCLLEADKAYQVTAQLGVRTDTADSEGSIISERPVSVTISDVEQALSHFRGTITQSPSNYSALKYQGKPLYYYARRGIEVPPKVRTVVLHQVILNDFSGTQLCLTIHCSKGTYIRTVIDDLGELLSCGAHVIALRRLRVADYPSSALVTLEQLASLATACPATGEPEFTALDARLLPVASLLAQLPELNITAEEATQLQQGRVLPLPENHLNERVRLTVGLERRLLGVGERCAHQLLAKRLLAWSLPG; encoded by the coding sequence ATGAGGTGTCGGCCGGTCAATGGGTTACTGTTATTAGATAAACCCATTGGTTTAACGGCTAATGCGGCCCTCCAGCGCGTTAAGCAGCGATTTAATGCGTGCAAAGCAGGCCATACTGGGGCCTTAGATCCCCTAGCCAGTGGCATGCTACCGATCTGTTTGGGTGAAGCTACTAAGTTTGCACAATGTTTATTAGAGGCTGACAAAGCCTATCAGGTCACCGCGCAATTAGGCGTCCGTACGGATACTGCAGACTCCGAAGGGAGCATCATCAGTGAGCGACCAGTCAGCGTGACTATCAGTGATGTCGAGCAGGCCTTGAGTCACTTTCGTGGCACCATCACCCAAAGCCCCTCCAACTATTCTGCCTTGAAATATCAAGGAAAACCGCTGTATTACTATGCACGCCGTGGTATAGAGGTTCCACCCAAAGTCCGTACGGTGGTGCTCCATCAAGTGATTTTAAATGATTTTAGTGGGACACAACTTTGCTTAACCATCCACTGTTCAAAAGGGACTTATATTCGAACGGTGATTGACGATCTGGGAGAACTATTGAGTTGCGGTGCCCATGTGATCGCATTACGACGTCTCAGGGTGGCTGATTATCCGAGCAGTGCCCTGGTCACCTTAGAGCAATTAGCGTCACTGGCCACGGCCTGCCCAGCGACGGGTGAGCCAGAGTTCACAGCACTGGATGCCAGGTTATTGCCAGTGGCCAGTTTGTTAGCACAGTTGCCAGAGCTCAATATCACAGCAGAAGAGGCCACTCAATTGCAGCAAGGGCGTGTCTTGCCGCTCCCGGAAAACCACCTGAATGAGCGAGTACGGCTAACAGTAGGTTTAGAGCGCCGCTTGTTGGGGGTAGGGGAGCGGTGCGCTCATCAACTACTGGCTAAACGACTACTCGCCTGGTCGCTGCCAGGATAA